Proteins encoded together in one Priestia aryabhattai window:
- a CDS encoding BglG family transcription antiterminator, with product MLNSRMIVILRELMSVHSTLSTVTSEYLATVNQVSSRTIRTDIKQLDDILSQYGAKIKSARGTGYELNVLDEKQFHQLLKELSANQLFDSTSIPTVPDDRVHYLIKRLLLADEYLKLEDLADELYISKSTVQNDLRDVKKQLCKYDILLEKRPNYGLKAKGDEMKMRFCMSEYIFNRKDKEVDMVYNEISILPQESILTIKAHILNQIKQYNIMVSDIGLNNLIIHLAIACKRIQEENFISLYSEDLLEIMEHKEYEVAGEIVREIEKAFKIRFPKSETAYIAIHLLGTKMLNSSNHEEKEVKQFIDTNIYELTAAILEAIEKELHLGISEDSELILGMSLHLKPAINRYKYGMNLRNPMLEGIKSHYPLAFEAGIIAGKVLKNRLEIDMHETEIGYLALHIGGAIERRKIINQPKRCLIVCASGVGSAKLLSYKLQATFGLNLTILGTTQYYKLHQMSLHSLDFIVSTIPIPDHLPVPVVEVSTILGNNDFKKIECLMKNKPQPSLEYTKKELVYLQQEFQAREEVLHFLGEKLTHLGLVPSQFIESVFEREAASPTSFGNLVAIPHPMVPQTDTTFWAICTLKKPIMWEGNLVQFICLLSVKANNQGDLQKMYSLLVRVVDDKQVVQRLVKCKDYEEFIEVFMKNIR from the coding sequence ATGCTTAATTCAAGAATGATCGTCATATTACGAGAACTAATGTCCGTACATTCTACATTATCAACCGTTACGAGCGAATATTTAGCAACAGTAAATCAGGTATCTTCTCGAACTATTCGAACCGATATAAAACAGCTAGATGACATTTTGTCTCAGTACGGAGCCAAAATTAAATCAGCTCGAGGGACGGGATATGAACTTAACGTTTTAGATGAAAAACAGTTTCATCAGCTATTAAAAGAACTTTCGGCTAATCAATTATTTGATTCAACTTCTATTCCAACCGTTCCTGATGACCGCGTGCATTATTTAATTAAAAGACTGCTGCTAGCAGACGAATATTTGAAGCTCGAAGATTTAGCAGACGAGTTGTATATTAGCAAGTCAACGGTTCAAAACGATTTAAGAGATGTTAAAAAACAGCTGTGTAAGTATGATATTCTTTTAGAAAAACGTCCTAACTATGGCTTGAAAGCTAAAGGGGACGAAATGAAAATGAGATTTTGTATGTCTGAGTACATATTCAACCGAAAAGATAAAGAAGTAGATATGGTATACAATGAAATATCCATTCTTCCCCAAGAATCAATCTTAACGATTAAAGCCCACATTTTAAATCAAATAAAACAATACAATATTATGGTTTCAGACATTGGATTAAACAATTTAATCATTCATTTAGCAATAGCTTGTAAGCGAATACAAGAAGAAAATTTTATCTCTTTGTATTCAGAAGACTTACTTGAGATTATGGAGCACAAAGAATATGAAGTAGCAGGTGAAATTGTGCGGGAAATTGAAAAGGCATTCAAGATTCGTTTTCCGAAGTCAGAAACAGCATATATCGCCATCCATTTGTTAGGTACAAAAATGCTCAACAGTAGCAATCATGAAGAAAAAGAAGTTAAGCAGTTTATTGACACAAATATTTATGAATTAACAGCGGCTATATTAGAAGCAATTGAAAAAGAGCTTCATTTAGGAATTAGTGAAGATTCAGAGTTGATTCTTGGCATGAGCTTGCATTTGAAACCGGCTATCAACCGCTATAAATATGGAATGAATCTACGAAACCCGATGCTTGAAGGAATTAAGAGCCATTACCCTCTGGCTTTTGAAGCTGGGATTATAGCTGGAAAAGTGTTAAAAAATCGCCTTGAAATTGACATGCATGAAACGGAAATTGGCTATTTAGCTTTACATATTGGAGGGGCCATTGAACGTCGGAAAATTATCAATCAGCCTAAGCGCTGTTTGATTGTATGCGCATCGGGGGTAGGGAGTGCCAAGCTATTATCATATAAGCTGCAGGCTACGTTTGGATTAAATCTTACTATTTTAGGAACAACACAGTATTATAAGCTTCACCAAATGTCGCTGCATTCTTTAGATTTTATTGTTAGTACCATTCCAATTCCAGATCATCTTCCTGTTCCTGTAGTAGAAGTAAGTACCATTCTAGGAAACAATGATTTTAAAAAAATTGAATGTTTAATGAAGAATAAACCGCAGCCTTCCTTAGAATACACGAAAAAAGAATTAGTATATTTACAGCAAGAATTTCAAGCAAGAGAAGAAGTGCTTCATTTTTTAGGAGAGAAATTAACTCATCTAGGACTAGTTCCTTCTCAATTTATAGAATCCGTTTTTGAAAGAGAAGCTGCATCACCAACAAGTTTTGGCAATCTCGTTGCGATTCCTCATCCTATGGTTCCTCAAACGGATACGACGTTTTGGGCCATTTGCACGTTGAAAAAACCGATTATGTGGGAAGGAAACCTCGTACAATTTATTTGCCTTTTAAGTGTGAAAGCGAATAATCAAGGCGATTTGCAAAAAATGTACAGTTTGTTAGTCCGCGTTGTGGATGATAAGCAGGTCGTGCAGCGCTTAGTAAAGTGCAAGGATTATGAGGAATTTATAGAGGTGTTTATGAAAAATATTAGATGA
- a CDS encoding PTS sugar transporter subunit IIB, producing the protein MNILLCCAAGMSTSLLVTKMEKSAQDQSTEYKIWAVPGESVRNHIDQADVLLLGPQVRYLLPQLKKLGEEKGVPVDVINPVHYGTCNGEQVLKFAVQLVSK; encoded by the coding sequence ATGAATATTCTATTATGTTGTGCAGCTGGAATGTCTACAAGTTTACTAGTAACAAAAATGGAAAAAAGCGCTCAGGACCAAAGCACGGAGTATAAAATTTGGGCGGTCCCTGGTGAATCTGTTCGCAACCATATTGATCAAGCGGATGTACTTTTATTAGGACCTCAAGTGCGCTACTTGTTGCCGCAGCTTAAAAAGCTAGGTGAAGAAAAAGGAGTACCAGTTGACGTTATTAATCCTGTTCACTACGGGACATGCAATGGAGAACAAGTGTTAAAATTTGCGGTTCAACTAGTTTCAAAATAG
- the celB gene encoding PTS cellobiose transporter subunit IIC, whose product MSKFNSMLENKIMPIAGKMAGQRHLQALRDGIVLTMPLIIIGSVFLILSNLPIPGYNDFMAGIFGKEWAAKMAYPVGATFDIMALLACFGIAYRLAEKYGVDALSAGAISLAAFLLATPYKVSFLPSGAKEAILVDGGIPTALMGSKGLFVAMIVAILSTEIYRWFIQKDIVIKMPDGVPPAVGKSFAALIPGFTVIAFIWILRLLVEQTHFGSLHNIVGELLGKPLGVLGGSLGGTLVAELVIMLMWSCGLHGANIVGGIMAPIWYGAMDENRIAFANHEALPNIFTQQFFDIWINIGGSGATLALVVAMILKARSQQMKQLGKLGIGPALFNINEPIIFGLPMVMNPMMLIPFIITPLVTVVATYIAMSTGLVAKPAGIAVPWTMPPIISGYLATGGKLSGAVMQAINIGISVCIYYPFFRMWDKQKFAEENGIQSTVEEVPSDTQKDIV is encoded by the coding sequence ATGAGCAAATTTAATAGTATGCTTGAAAACAAAATCATGCCTATCGCCGGAAAAATGGCGGGTCAACGCCATTTACAAGCACTTCGAGACGGTATTGTTCTGACAATGCCGCTCATTATTATCGGTTCAGTATTTTTAATTTTATCCAATTTACCGATACCAGGTTACAACGACTTTATGGCAGGGATTTTCGGAAAAGAATGGGCAGCAAAAATGGCCTATCCAGTTGGAGCTACATTCGATATTATGGCGCTGCTTGCTTGTTTCGGGATAGCCTATCGGTTAGCTGAAAAATACGGAGTGGATGCTTTGTCCGCAGGAGCAATTTCACTTGCAGCTTTTTTACTTGCTACTCCGTATAAAGTTTCCTTTCTTCCAAGTGGAGCCAAAGAAGCTATTTTAGTAGACGGTGGAATTCCCACCGCTTTAATGGGAAGTAAAGGGCTCTTTGTAGCGATGATTGTCGCAATTCTTTCTACGGAAATTTACAGATGGTTTATTCAAAAGGACATTGTCATCAAGATGCCTGATGGAGTTCCTCCTGCTGTTGGAAAATCGTTTGCGGCTCTTATTCCTGGCTTTACGGTAATAGCATTTATTTGGATTTTACGTTTGTTAGTAGAACAAACGCATTTTGGAAGTCTGCATAATATTGTTGGAGAATTGCTTGGAAAGCCTTTAGGTGTATTGGGCGGCAGTTTAGGCGGTACGCTAGTTGCCGAGCTTGTTATTATGCTCATGTGGTCTTGTGGACTTCATGGAGCGAATATTGTTGGTGGAATTATGGCTCCGATTTGGTATGGAGCTATGGATGAAAACCGAATTGCATTTGCTAATCATGAAGCATTACCAAATATTTTTACACAGCAGTTCTTTGATATTTGGATCAATATTGGAGGAAGCGGAGCAACGTTAGCTCTAGTTGTTGCTATGATTTTAAAAGCGCGCAGTCAGCAAATGAAGCAGCTTGGTAAATTAGGAATAGGACCAGCTCTTTTTAATATCAATGAGCCTATCATTTTTGGACTTCCGATGGTGATGAATCCAATGATGCTTATTCCGTTTATTATTACCCCTCTTGTAACGGTAGTAGCAACCTATATTGCGATGTCGACAGGACTGGTAGCAAAACCAGCAGGTATTGCGGTTCCTTGGACCATGCCTCCAATTATTTCTGGCTATTTAGCAACAGGAGGGAAATTATCGGGTGCAGTTATGCAAGCTATTAACATTGGGATCTCTGTTTGCATTTATTATCCTTTCTTTAGAATGTGGGATAAACAAAAATTCGCTGAAGAAAATGGGATACAGTCTACAGTTGAAGAGGTACCAAGTGATACACAGAAAGATATTGTGTGA